Proteins co-encoded in one Oryzias melastigma strain HK-1 unplaced genomic scaffold, ASM292280v2 sc00160, whole genome shotgun sequence genomic window:
- the atg13 gene encoding autophagy-related protein 13 isoform X1, whose amino-acid sequence MDSDLSPQDKKDLDKFIKFFALKTVQVIVQARLGEKICTRSSSSPTGSDWFNLAIKDIPEVSHEAKKALAGQLPGIGRSMCVEISLKTSEGDSMELETWCLEMNEKCDKDIKVSYTVYNRLSVLLKSLMAITRVTPAYKLSRKQGHDYVILYRIYFGEVQLSGLGEGFQTVRVGVVGTPVGTVTLSCAYRTNLAFMSNRQFDRSAPIMGIIVDHFVDPPCSSQRPAVMGQPCNYRAPDEEDGGAFAGVQDSQEVCTTSFSTSPPSQCVCTLSPSPSKMSKPLPLDSLQLPLAPGLVAHNMCASRLSYQPSAAEVYPAAANANQLLHAGKEGGVVVVPCQPHGVDAHLTVEPPLNTPGSSGDDEGLSRSGEERREEGRSVSPSDPVESLNAFTRKVGAFVNKPSTQITAANLDLPFAAFAARGLDSEGSDPMVQPPESPPSQSPLQASLHSQGSEGSGPQDDFVMVDFRPAFSKDDLLPMDLGTFYREFQNPPQLTSLSLHISSQSMADDLDSLPEKLRVYEKNIDEFDAFVDMLQ is encoded by the exons ATGGACAGTGACCTGAGTCCACAGGATAAAAAAGACCTGGACAAGTTCATTAAATTCTTTGCTCTGAag ACTGTCCAGGTGATAGTCCAAGCCCGCCTTGGAGAGAAGATTTGCACTCGGTCCTCTTCCTCTCCCACTGGTTCTGATTGG TTTAATCTAGCCATCAAGGACATCCCAGAGGTGAGTCATGAAGCGAAGAAGGCTCTGGCCGGCCAGCTCCCGGGCATCGGGCGCTCCATGTGTGTGGAGATCTCCCTGAAGACGTCAGAG GGTGACTCGATGGAATTAGAGACTTGGTGCCTGGAGATGAATGAAAA GTGTGATAAAGACATAAAGGTGTCGTACACGGTCTACAACCGTCTGTCGGTCCTCCTGAAGTCTCTGATGGCCATCACCAGAGTGACACCTGCTTACAAACTCTCCAGGAAGCAGGGACATGACTACGTCATATTATACAG gATCTACTTCGGGGAGGTCCAGCTGAGTGGATTAGGAGAAG GTTTCCAGACGGTGCGCGTCGGGGTGGTGGGCACCCCCGTGGGGACGGTCACCCTCTCCTGCGCTTACCGCACCAACCTGGCCTTCATGTCAAACAG GCAGTTTGACCGCTCGGCCCCCATCATGGGCATCATCGTGGACCACTTTGTGGACCCCCCCTGCAGCAGCCAGCGCCCCGCAGTCATGGGGCAGCCCTGCAACTACAG GGCTCCCGATGAGGAGGACGGGGGCGCCTTCGCAGGAGTTCAGGACTCCCAGGAGGTCTGCACCACCTCCTTCTCCACCTCCCCGCCCTCCCAG TGTGTCTGTACACTGAGCCCCTCCCCTTCTAAAATGTCCAAGCCCCTCCCTCTGGACAGTCTGCAGCTGCCGTTGGCTCCTGGACTTGTCGCTCACAAT atgtgCGCCTCCAGGTTATCGTACCAGCCCAGTGCCGCCGAGGTCTATCCCGCCGCGGCGAACGCCAACCAG CTGTTGCATGCTGGGAAAGAAGGCGGAGTGGTGGTGGTTCCCTGTCAGCCTCATGGCGTGGACGCCCACCTGACCGTGGAGCCGCCCCTCAACACCCCCGGCAgcag CGGTGATGACGAGGGTCTGTCGCGGAGCGGCGAAGAGCGAAGGGAGGAAGGGCGCAGCGTCTCCCCGTCCGACCCGGTGGAGTCTCTCAACGCCTTCACCCGGAAGGTTGGCGCTTTCGTAAACAAACCCAGCACACAG ATAACGGCGGCCAACCTGGACCTGCCGTTCGCCGCTTTCGCCGCTCGGGGGCTGGACTCGGAGGGGAGCGATCCCATG GTTCAGCCTCCGGAGTCCCCCCCCAGCCAGTCGCCCCTGCAGGCCAGCCTCCACTCGCAGGGCTCGGAGGGATCCGGGCCGCAGGACGACTTTGTCATGGTCGACTTT CGTCCGGCCTTCTCCAAGGACGACCTGCTGCCGATGGACCTGGGCACGTTCTACAGAGAGTTCCAGAACCCGCCTCAGCTGACCAGCCTGTCGCTGCACATCAGCTCCCAGTCCATGGCCGACGACCTG GACTCGCTCCCGGAGAAGCTGCGCGTCTACGAGAAGAACATCGACGAGTTCGATGCGTTTGTGGACATGCTGCAGTAG
- the atg13 gene encoding autophagy-related protein 13 isoform X2, producing the protein MDSDLSPQDKKDLDKFIKFFALKTVQVIVQARLGEKICTRSSSSPTGSDWFNLAIKDIPEVSHEAKKALAGQLPGIGRSMCVEISLKTSEGDSMELETWCLEMNEKCDKDIKVSYTVYNRLSVLLKSLMAITRVTPAYKLSRKQGHDYVILYRIYFGEVQLSGLGEGFQTVRVGVVGTPVGTVTLSCAYRTNLAFMSNRQFDRSAPIMGIIVDHFVDPPCSSQRPAVMGQPCNYRAPDEEDGGAFAGVQDSQEVCTTSFSTSPPSQMCASRLSYQPSAAEVYPAAANANQLLHAGKEGGVVVVPCQPHGVDAHLTVEPPLNTPGSSGDDEGLSRSGEERREEGRSVSPSDPVESLNAFTRKVGAFVNKPSTQITAANLDLPFAAFAARGLDSEGSDPMVQPPESPPSQSPLQASLHSQGSEGSGPQDDFVMVDFRPAFSKDDLLPMDLGTFYREFQNPPQLTSLSLHISSQSMADDLDSLPEKLRVYEKNIDEFDAFVDMLQ; encoded by the exons ATGGACAGTGACCTGAGTCCACAGGATAAAAAAGACCTGGACAAGTTCATTAAATTCTTTGCTCTGAag ACTGTCCAGGTGATAGTCCAAGCCCGCCTTGGAGAGAAGATTTGCACTCGGTCCTCTTCCTCTCCCACTGGTTCTGATTGG TTTAATCTAGCCATCAAGGACATCCCAGAGGTGAGTCATGAAGCGAAGAAGGCTCTGGCCGGCCAGCTCCCGGGCATCGGGCGCTCCATGTGTGTGGAGATCTCCCTGAAGACGTCAGAG GGTGACTCGATGGAATTAGAGACTTGGTGCCTGGAGATGAATGAAAA GTGTGATAAAGACATAAAGGTGTCGTACACGGTCTACAACCGTCTGTCGGTCCTCCTGAAGTCTCTGATGGCCATCACCAGAGTGACACCTGCTTACAAACTCTCCAGGAAGCAGGGACATGACTACGTCATATTATACAG gATCTACTTCGGGGAGGTCCAGCTGAGTGGATTAGGAGAAG GTTTCCAGACGGTGCGCGTCGGGGTGGTGGGCACCCCCGTGGGGACGGTCACCCTCTCCTGCGCTTACCGCACCAACCTGGCCTTCATGTCAAACAG GCAGTTTGACCGCTCGGCCCCCATCATGGGCATCATCGTGGACCACTTTGTGGACCCCCCCTGCAGCAGCCAGCGCCCCGCAGTCATGGGGCAGCCCTGCAACTACAG GGCTCCCGATGAGGAGGACGGGGGCGCCTTCGCAGGAGTTCAGGACTCCCAGGAGGTCTGCACCACCTCCTTCTCCACCTCCCCGCCCTCCCAG atgtgCGCCTCCAGGTTATCGTACCAGCCCAGTGCCGCCGAGGTCTATCCCGCCGCGGCGAACGCCAACCAG CTGTTGCATGCTGGGAAAGAAGGCGGAGTGGTGGTGGTTCCCTGTCAGCCTCATGGCGTGGACGCCCACCTGACCGTGGAGCCGCCCCTCAACACCCCCGGCAgcag CGGTGATGACGAGGGTCTGTCGCGGAGCGGCGAAGAGCGAAGGGAGGAAGGGCGCAGCGTCTCCCCGTCCGACCCGGTGGAGTCTCTCAACGCCTTCACCCGGAAGGTTGGCGCTTTCGTAAACAAACCCAGCACACAG ATAACGGCGGCCAACCTGGACCTGCCGTTCGCCGCTTTCGCCGCTCGGGGGCTGGACTCGGAGGGGAGCGATCCCATG GTTCAGCCTCCGGAGTCCCCCCCCAGCCAGTCGCCCCTGCAGGCCAGCCTCCACTCGCAGGGCTCGGAGGGATCCGGGCCGCAGGACGACTTTGTCATGGTCGACTTT CGTCCGGCCTTCTCCAAGGACGACCTGCTGCCGATGGACCTGGGCACGTTCTACAGAGAGTTCCAGAACCCGCCTCAGCTGACCAGCCTGTCGCTGCACATCAGCTCCCAGTCCATGGCCGACGACCTG GACTCGCTCCCGGAGAAGCTGCGCGTCTACGAGAAGAACATCGACGAGTTCGATGCGTTTGTGGACATGCTGCAGTAG
- the harbi1 gene encoding putative nuclease HARBI1, with translation MAISIAVLDCDLLLHGRGHKTLDRFDLDSVSDDFLLTHFSFPRDFILYLVELLRESLGRRTQRSRAISPEVQVLAALGFYTSGSFQTSMGDIIGISQASMSRCVSNVTKALVEKAPQFITFDREPSSREQSFQEFQRVAGIPGVLGVLDCVQVAIKAPNSEDSSYVNKKGFHSVACQLVCDARGLLLSAETHWPGGLQDTEVLERSALYEQLQSNDEGWLLGDGRYPLRKWLMTPVEAPASPAEFRYNLAHTATHEIVDRTFRAIQTRFRCLDGTKGYLQYSPERSSSILLACCVLHNVSLQSGLDAWTLERTEPLEEHRNLKQRPEDDEAEELRKQLILKHFS, from the exons ATGGCCATCTCCATAGCCGTTCTGGACTGTGACCTCCTCCTCCATGGTCGAGGCCACAAAACGCTGGACCGCTTTGACCTGGATTCAGTCTCGGACGACTTCCTCCTCACCCATTTTAGCTTCCCGAGAGACTTCATCCTGTACCTGGTGGAACTGCTCCGAGAG TCTCTCGGCAGACGAACGCAGAGGTCCAGAGCCATCAGTCCGGAGGTGCAGGTCTTAGCCGCTCTGGGCTTCTACACATCCGGGTCATTCCAGACCTCCATGGGGGACATCATAGGGATCAGCCAGGCGTCCATGTCCAGATGTGTTTCCAACGTGACCAAAGCCTTGGTGGAGAAAGCTCCTCAGTTCATCACCTTCGACAG GGAGCCGTCCAGTCGAGAACAGTCCTTCCAGGAGTTCCAGAGGGTTGCAGGGATTCCCGGTGTTCTCGGGGTGCTGGACTGCGTTCAG GTGGCCATCAAAGCTCCAAACAGCGAGGACTCCTCGTACGTCAACAAGAAGGGCTTTCACTCGGTGGCCTGTCAGCTGGTTTGCGACGCCCGCGGCTTGCTGCTGAGCGCAGAGACGCACTGGCCCGGCGGACTCCAGGACACGGAGGTTCTGGAGAGATCCGCTCTCTACGAGCAGCTGCAGAGCAACGACGAGGGCTGGCTGCTGG GTGACGGCCGCTACCCTCTGAGGAAATGGTTAATGACTCCAGTTGAGGCGCCGGCGTCCCCCGCAGAGTTTCGCTATAACCTCGCCCACACAGCCACCCACGAGATCGTGGACAGAACCTTCAGAGCCATCCAGACTCGATTCAGATGTTTGGATGGCACCAAAGGATATCTGCAG TACTCCCCGGAGAGGAGCTCGTCCATCCTGCTGGCGTGCTGCGTTCTCCACAACGTGTCGCTGCAGTCCGGGCTGGACGCCTGGACTCTGGAGAGGACGGAGCCTCTGGAGGAGCACCGGAACCTGAAGCAGAGACCGGAGGACGACGAGGCGGAGGAGCTCCGGAAGCAGCTCATCCTCAAACACTTCAGCTGA
- the creb3l1 gene encoding cyclic AMP-responsive element-binding protein 3-like protein 1 isoform X2: MESIMDSLTAEKLYPSAGTNLLDLEELSDGDFLTNVPFSGEQMDDFSSELFNSFFDDHLLERPLLADRPSFLHLDMDSSPDFEWNFTQDLSAMLVKQEEDDGAHTIDAQPSEGPPLILSPPPHRPSPWKRKDSGEVNPVAIKDEPKEFGQYLSLPSDDALQLPPTPPSSNHGDSDGSLPPSSPHLPLLPSSPQPQQRPGGRASSSSSPSSAISSSPLLTAPHKLQGSGPLMLTEEERRTLVAEGYPVPNKLPLTKSEEKALKRVRRKIKNKISAQESRRKKKEYVECLEKKVESYTSENGDLWRKVENLETANRSLLQQLQKLQSLISGKVIPRSCKIASTQTGTCLMMVALCFVLVLGSFSPCLSPLSLLSHSSSGSHPSTPPPSADLYTTSQVRSRSLLFYDERAPLEDSLAPLPAEEMLHSEAHTRQHTANNNNHTEAEQREPGRVSEFF; encoded by the exons cCTTTTTCAGGGGAGCAGATGGACGACTTCAGCAGCGAGTTATTCAACAGCTTCTTCGACGACCATCTATtagagcgccccctgctggcagACAGACCCTCCTTCCTACACCTGGACATGGACAGCAGCCCAG ACTTTGAGTGGAACTTCACTCAGGACCTGTCGGCCATGCTGGTCAAGCAGGAGGAAGACGACGGCGCTCACACGATAGACGCCCAGCCCTCGGAAGGCCCGCCCCTCATACTGAGCCCGCCTCCGCACAGGCCGTCGCCATGGAAACGCAAG GACAGCGGCGAGGTGAATCCGGTCGCGATAAAGGACGAACCCAAAGAGTTTGGACAGTATCTCAGCCTGCCCAGCG ACGATGCCCTTCAGCTCCCGCCCACCCCTCCCAGCAGTAACCACGGCGACAGTGACGGCTCGCTGCCGCCCTCCTCCCCACACCTCCCGCTGCTGCCGTCGTCGCCCCAACCACAACAGAGACCAGGAGGCCGagcctcctcctcgtcctccccCTCCTCGGCCATCTCCTCCTCGCCTCTCCTCACAGCTCCACAT AAGCTGCAGGGCTCGGGGCCGCTCATGCtcacagaggaggagaggaggacgcTGGTCGCAGAGGGTTACCCCGTCCCCAACAAGCTTCCCCTCACCAAGAGCGAGGAGAAGGCGCTGAAGAGAGTCCGGCGGAAGATTAAAAACAAG aTCTCAGCTCAGGAAAGTCGGAGGAAGAAGAAGGAGTATGTGGAGTGTCTGGAGAAAAA GGTGGAGAGCTACACGTCGGAGAACGGCGACCTGTGGAGAAAAGTGGAAAACCTGGAGACGGCCAACAG gtctctgctgcagcagctgcagaagctTCAGTCCCTGATCTCAGGGAAAGTCATCCCTCGCTCCTGTAAGATCGCCTCCACCCAAACAGGGACGTGCCTCATG ATGGTGGCGCTGTGCTTCGTCTTGGTGTTGGGCTCCTTCTCCCCCTGCCTCTCCCCCCTCTCCCTGCTGTCCCACAGCTCGTCCGGCTCCCACCCCTCCACTCCTCCTCCATCCGCAGACCTCTACACCACCAGTCAGG TGCGCTCTCGCAGCCTGCTCTTCTACGATGAGCGGGCTCCTCTGGAGGACAGCTTAGCGCCGCTGCCAGCTGAGGAAATGCTGCACTCTGAAGCCCACACCCGCCAGCACACcgccaacaacaacaaccacacgGAGGCGGAGCAAAG AGAACCGGGCAGAGTCTCCGAGTTCTTCTGA
- the creb3l1 gene encoding cyclic AMP-responsive element-binding protein 3-like protein 1 isoform X1, whose protein sequence is MESIMDSLTAEKLYPSAGTNLLDLEELSDGDFLTNVPFSGEQMDDFSSELFNSFFDDHLLERPLLADRPSFLHLDMDSSPDIQAEHSYSLSGDSAPQSPALSIKMDQEPDFEWNFTQDLSAMLVKQEEDDGAHTIDAQPSEGPPLILSPPPHRPSPWKRKDSGEVNPVAIKDEPKEFGQYLSLPSDDALQLPPTPPSSNHGDSDGSLPPSSPHLPLLPSSPQPQQRPGGRASSSSSPSSAISSSPLLTAPHKLQGSGPLMLTEEERRTLVAEGYPVPNKLPLTKSEEKALKRVRRKIKNKISAQESRRKKKEYVECLEKKVESYTSENGDLWRKVENLETANRSLLQQLQKLQSLISGKVIPRSCKIASTQTGTCLMMVALCFVLVLGSFSPCLSPLSLLSHSSSGSHPSTPPPSADLYTTSQVRSRSLLFYDERAPLEDSLAPLPAEEMLHSEAHTRQHTANNNNHTEAEQREPGRVSEFF, encoded by the exons cCTTTTTCAGGGGAGCAGATGGACGACTTCAGCAGCGAGTTATTCAACAGCTTCTTCGACGACCATCTATtagagcgccccctgctggcagACAGACCCTCCTTCCTACACCTGGACATGGACAGCAGCCCAG ATATTCAAGCAGAGCACAGCTACTCTTTGAGCGGAGACTCTGCCCCCCAGAGCCCGGCCCTGTCAATCAAAATGGACCAAGAGCCTG ACTTTGAGTGGAACTTCACTCAGGACCTGTCGGCCATGCTGGTCAAGCAGGAGGAAGACGACGGCGCTCACACGATAGACGCCCAGCCCTCGGAAGGCCCGCCCCTCATACTGAGCCCGCCTCCGCACAGGCCGTCGCCATGGAAACGCAAG GACAGCGGCGAGGTGAATCCGGTCGCGATAAAGGACGAACCCAAAGAGTTTGGACAGTATCTCAGCCTGCCCAGCG ACGATGCCCTTCAGCTCCCGCCCACCCCTCCCAGCAGTAACCACGGCGACAGTGACGGCTCGCTGCCGCCCTCCTCCCCACACCTCCCGCTGCTGCCGTCGTCGCCCCAACCACAACAGAGACCAGGAGGCCGagcctcctcctcgtcctccccCTCCTCGGCCATCTCCTCCTCGCCTCTCCTCACAGCTCCACAT AAGCTGCAGGGCTCGGGGCCGCTCATGCtcacagaggaggagaggaggacgcTGGTCGCAGAGGGTTACCCCGTCCCCAACAAGCTTCCCCTCACCAAGAGCGAGGAGAAGGCGCTGAAGAGAGTCCGGCGGAAGATTAAAAACAAG aTCTCAGCTCAGGAAAGTCGGAGGAAGAAGAAGGAGTATGTGGAGTGTCTGGAGAAAAA GGTGGAGAGCTACACGTCGGAGAACGGCGACCTGTGGAGAAAAGTGGAAAACCTGGAGACGGCCAACAG gtctctgctgcagcagctgcagaagctTCAGTCCCTGATCTCAGGGAAAGTCATCCCTCGCTCCTGTAAGATCGCCTCCACCCAAACAGGGACGTGCCTCATG ATGGTGGCGCTGTGCTTCGTCTTGGTGTTGGGCTCCTTCTCCCCCTGCCTCTCCCCCCTCTCCCTGCTGTCCCACAGCTCGTCCGGCTCCCACCCCTCCACTCCTCCTCCATCCGCAGACCTCTACACCACCAGTCAGG TGCGCTCTCGCAGCCTGCTCTTCTACGATGAGCGGGCTCCTCTGGAGGACAGCTTAGCGCCGCTGCCAGCTGAGGAAATGCTGCACTCTGAAGCCCACACCCGCCAGCACACcgccaacaacaacaaccacacgGAGGCGGAGCAAAG AGAACCGGGCAGAGTCTCCGAGTTCTTCTGA